The following proteins are co-located in the Pyricularia oryzae 70-15 chromosome 1, whole genome shotgun sequence genome:
- a CDS encoding mitochondrial escape protein 2: MIGGTRLLPFRLLAFGPAATRQPTTALRRSRVTLTGAPRGIYLGLGSGSGLNINNRRWESTTATTATASSSRPKSDDVAAEVDYGHIVPRANEAALYFDNIFPLGLSAILWRRWGTDEDFSEQLLKRFEKSSFGFGITDPISMVKRSIPKSLPIKVTEIIPRLKDGGAFVKFSHGPETTPAEIEESLAKSLQDRPVKPWFNPFTSVRVNAVKGVPWLEDLYRLPKARLKVEFCPPKELSKDSTSTELSQEALYGLFRRYGKLSEITPQPSDSKVTPRFAHVDFVRVRDAVMARNCLHGLTISQDNSATRLRLSYEQKVKPHKIWEWTTSHPRIVIPILAALLAAFTVVVFDPIREFFVRAHVQGSFRVSNSRLYRWFKRRTADVTNSVFQRHHDKGEQAGLQALWSQRKDIIDSVQKWLLETADTFIVVQGPRGSGTKELIIDQALKGRPNVLVIDCKPIVEARGESGTIRKLAVAVGYRPVFSWANSLSSMIDLAVQGTTGVKSGFSETLESQIVKILHTTASALKKVSLEQYQKDGSGAEISEDAYLEAHPEKRAVIVIDNFLHKHDDGGLVYDKIAEWAAAMVQSNIAHVVFLTNDSSYSKSLSKSLPDRIFRQVSLGDLSASVAKKYVLGHLEGLDRDESLKDDSSEVSRDDKGAENPSEDDIEAESKRRRDLAELDGCIDTLGGRLTDLEFLARRLKSGQSPRNAISEIVDQSSSEIIKMFLLAKKSTESTQTQWSAEQAWFLIKEIASKTSLRYNEVLLSPTFASSTTPSAADGEAAIEALAAAELVTVTSHRGRPQTIRAGRPVYQAAFTQLTQDAVLKARMNLLLLTELSKVEAKNIDKVETELALLGALPKQPREVTDRVTYLLGKLHSSQVKISELDREMAMLKGVLVREV; the protein is encoded by the exons ATGATCGGAGGGACGCGACTTTTGCCTTTTAGGTTGCTGGCCTTTGGGCCTGCAGCAACACGGCAACCAACAACTGCACTCCGGAGGTCCAGGGTAACGTTGACTGGAGCTCCCAGGGGAATCTATCTGGGTTTGGGTTCGGGTTCGGGTTTGAATATAAACAACCGTCGGTGGGAAAGCACAACTGCTACAACAGCTACAGCATCGTCGTCAAGGCCAAAATCCGATGATGTCGCTGCTGAAGTCGACTATGGCCACATTGTGCCCCGGGCTAATGAGGCCGCCCTATATTTTGACA ACATCTTCCCCTTGGGCCTGAGTGCCATTCTCTGGCGCCGATGGGGCACTGACGAGGACTTTTCGGAACAGCTTCTCAAGCGCTTCGAAAAGTCATCCTTTGGCTTTGGTATCACGGACCCCATTTCCATGGTGAAGCGTTCCATCCCGAAAAGTCTGCCTATCAAAGTAACAGAGATTATCCCACGCCTCAAAGACGGTGGCGCTTTTGTTAAGTTCAGCCATGGACCAGAGACCACGCCAGCTGAAATCGAAGAATCGCTGGCCAAGAGCCTACAGGATCGCCCCGTCAAGCCGTGGTTCAACCCATTCACATCTGTACGGGTTAACGCGGTCAAGGGTGTGCCTTGGCTTGAGGACCTGTATCGCCTCCCTAAGGCTAGGCTCAAGGTAGAGTTCTGTCCGCCCAAGGAGCTCTCCAAGGATTCTACCAGCACCGAGCTTTCACAAGAGGCTCTGTACGGCCTCTTCCGCCGCTATGGCAAACTCTCCGAGATCACCCCCCAGCCTTCAGATAGCAAGGTGACACCACGCTTTGCACATGTGGACTTTGTCCGAGTTCGTGATGCTGTGATGGCACGGAACTGCCTGCACGGCTTGACGATCAGCCAGGACAACAGCGCCACCCGCCTCAGACTATCCTACGAACAAAAGGTCAAGCCGCACAAGATCTGGGAGTGGACTACGAGCCACCCTCGTATTGTCATTCCTATACTGGCTGCTCTCCTAGCCGCCTTTACCGTCGTTGTGTTTGATCCGATCCGCGAATTCTTCGTACGGGCCCATGTTCAAGGGTCATTCCGGGTCAGCAATAGTCGGCTGTACAGGTGGTTCAAGCGGCGAACCGCCGACGTCACCAACAGTGTCTTCCAGCGACACCACGACAAGGGCGAGCAGGCTGGTTTGCAGGCCCTATGGTCGCAGCGCAAGGATATCATTGACTCGGTGCAGAAGTGGCTGCTCGAAACCGCAGACACCTTCATCGTCGTCCAAGGACCGCGGGGCTCAGGTACCAAAGAGCTTATTATTGATCAGGCGCTCAAGGGCAGACCTAATGTGCTGGTGATTGACTGCAAGCCTATCGTCGAGGCTAGAGGCGAAAGTGGGACAATTAGGAAGCTAGCCGTTGCGGTTGGCTACCGGCCTGTGTTTTCCTGGGCCAACTCGCTCAGTAGCATGATTGATCTTGCGGTCCAGGGCACGACCGGTGTCAAGTCAGGCTTTTCCGAGACCCTCGAGTCCCAGATCGTAAAGATCCTACACACAACCGCATCTGCTCTGAAGAAAGTCTCTCTGGAGCAGTACCAAAAGGATGGATCCGGTGCCGAAATTTCCGAGGATGCTTACCTTGAGGCGCATCCTGAGAAGCGTGCTGTCATTGTTATCGACAACTTCTTGCACAAACATGATGACGGGGGCCTAGTTTATGACAAGATTGCCGAGTGGGCAGCTGCCATGGTCCAAAGCAACATCGCTCACGTTGTTTTCTTGACCAATGACTCGTCCTATTCCAAATCTCTGTCAAAGTCCCTGCCTGACCGTATCTTCAGACAAGTGTCCCTAGGTGACTTGTCAGCTTCAGTGGCGAAAAAGTATGTCCTCGGCCATCTAGAGGGTTTAGACCGTGATGAAAGTCTCAAGGACGACAGCAGCGAGGTTTCCAGGGATGATAAGGGTGCCGAAAATCCGAGTGAAGATGACATCGAGGCTGAATCCAAGCGACGCCGAGATCTGGCTGAGCTGGACGGCTGCATCGATACCCTGGGCGGCCGCCTCACCGACCTCGAATTCTTGGCCCGACGACTCAAGAGTGGCCAGAGCCCCCGGAACGCCATCTCGGAAATTGTGGATCAGTCGTCCTCGGAGATCATAAAGATGTTCCTGCTTGCCAAGAAAAGCACCGAAAGCACTCAGACGCAATGGTCAGCCGAGCAGGCCTGGTTCTTGATAAAGGAGATTGCGTCAAAGACCAGTCTGCGGTACAACGAGGTCCTCTTATCCCCCACTTTTGCGTCGTCCACCACACCTTCGGCGGCGGACGGCGAGGCTGCTATCGAGGCCCTAGCGGCCGCCGAGCTTGTGACTGTCACGTCGCACCGCGGCAGGCCGCAGACCATCCGTGCCGGGAGACCCGTATACCAAGCCGCATTTACCCAGCTCACTCAGGATGCGGTCCTCAAGGCAAGGATGAACCTTCTCCTTTTGACGGAACTGTCCAAGGTAGAGGCTAAGAATATCGACAAGGTTGAAACTGAGCTGGCCTTGCTGGGCGCCCTGCCCAAGCAGCCGCGGGAGGTAACGGACAGGGTAACATACCTTCTGGGCAAGCTACACAGTTCCCAAGTCAAGATTTCCGAGCTAGACAGGGAAATGGCTATGTTGAAGGGTGTGCTCGTACGTGAAGTTTGA
- a CDS encoding WD repeat-containing protein: MSKSSDPRHFFESDAQQAKRERRDAKSSNKYGKPIVLKSKILSAIADPRSSSSAILVAESAGSVRHVKFGDEPDSKTVYRGPSAPVTCVAVGGPNQKILFAGSWDKCIWSWNIDSQKPARKYAGHTDFIKTIVTARLGGTDILISGGADKRIIVWDVSTGKELHVLQDSVLNMLAVQALAIDPIQTTVDEVYLFSASSDPHIRRWKIRLDSWKQVVDEVPQSSTERRTLLEHETSIYKLVFDQESDEVDLWTASGDGTAKCLARGSGFVSDDVFEHGDHVKAIAVTGTWVITAGRDEDIKFWDRSTGTSYCSMQGHYDEVTDMVIVGDSLCSVGIDGTIRTWPLTKALLDVAIKEQDADTEEKGKETGKEIGQEGLLSREEEAELAALMEDDD, from the exons ATGTCCAAATCATCGGATCCGCGGCATTTCTTCGAATCAGA TGCGCAGCAGGCCAAGAGAGAAAGGCGAGATGCAAAATCTAGCAACAAGTATGGAAAGCCGATAGTGCTCAAGTCCAAAATTCTGTCTGCAATTGCAGATCCGCGCAGCTCCTCATCAGCCATCCTTGTTGCGGAATCTGCGGGGTCCGTGAGGCATGTCAAGTTCGGT GATGAGCCAGACAGTAAAACAGTATATCGTGGGCCATCCGCACCCGTGACATGCGTGGCGGTGGGTGGTCCAAACCAAAAGATCCTCTTCGCCGGGTCTTGGGACAAGTGTATCTGGTCTTGGAATATCGATTCCCAGAAGCCTGCAAGAAAATATGCTGGTCACACCGACTTCATCAAGACCATCGTCACTGCCAGACTTGGCGGCACAGACATCCTGATCAGCGGTGGTGCTGACAAGAGGATCATCGTGTGGGACGTGAGCACGGGCAAGGAACTCCACGTTCTTCAAGACAGTGTGCTCAACATGCTCGCTGTTCAAGCACTTGCCATAGATCCTATTCAGACCACTGTTGACGAGGTGTACTTGTTCAGTGCCAGCAGCGACCCGCATATTCGGCGATGGAAGATTCGTTTGGACTCTTGGAAGCAGGTGGTGGACGAGGTCCCACAGTCTTCAACGGAGAGGCGGACCCTCCTGGAGCACGAGACCAGTATCTACAAGCTCGTATTCGACCAGGAGAGCGACGAGGTTGATCTCTGGACTGCAAGTGGTGACGGAACAGCCAAGTGTCTGGCCCGAGGCAGTGGCTTCGTTAGTGACGATGTGTTTGAGCATGGTGACCACGTCAAGGCTATTGCGGTCACTGGTACATGGGTCATCACAGCTGGGAGAGACGAGGATATAAAGTTCTGGGACAGGTCGACAGGGACGTCGTACTGTTCGATGCAGGGGCACTACGATGAGGTCACTGACATGGTGATAGTAGGCGACAGTCTCTGCAGTGTTGGTATTGATGGGACGATCAGAACGTGGCCTTTGACCAAAGCCCTACTTGATGTTGCTATCAAAGAGCAAGATGCGGATACAGAAGAAAAGGGAAAGGAGACAGGAAAGGAGATAGGACAGGAAGGGTTGCTTTCGAGAGAGGAGGAGGCCGAACTGGCAGCTTTGATGGAAGACGATGACTGA
- a CDS encoding minichromosome loss protein 1, with product MASRRYVPRQGHTEGTTHCAYTPNGSQLVTVGSNNTIRCYKTGSDGEPKNIDDCGEQNVAVAATDRFFVVGSEDGTVSLFSLETHSFETYLLRTGLPIRDIALSSDGKWCAVAGDELTVKIVSTTDNTVVRHAREHGRPTKHVSFDPKGSTLTLSCTDGAIYIYSLTSEQPELIRKIDGILGSLEMESEASGRVVWHPDGRAFAVPTPTRDIEVVSKNDWEKQRVFANGHEGDITAMAWSPNGSMIATAAKDGKLLIWESRGQSVIARHSYANIMDIVWHPKANIVSFTTFAGEVFICADFVTADFTPLLQLPLQASPFIHDPLAEVSVNARRPAINGSKEIPSRPRRDSLNSLDSFAGGIPEDEDDFVVDDDGAGYTLNSNGKRPYDGTGVGEHANKRPNMLRPQYHEAFQPGSTPWRGNRKYLCLNLTGFVWTVDQDSHHTVTVEFYDHELHRDFHFTDTFLYDKACLSEHGTLFSCPPRDDKPAVLFYRPHETWTQRSDWRTQLPAGEAVLAMSLSDSFVTVTTTAGYVRVFTLFGVPYRVYRPKSFPMVTCASWKDYVLTMGNGPVGADGNTRLLYTIEDVKRDEICQNEDTVALPEGATVKSVFFSDDGDPCIYDSTGTLLTLLHWRQPSRASWVPLLDTKLLSRLASGRKHESYYPIAVADHKFHCIILKGGDQYPYFPRPLLSEFEFSVPLASAPSGSKKKKQLNSDGADGSEDEEEEDEGAETQKLDQQFLLRSIRAAQVLDVLESSSTSKSVSRAQQQSLARLELEIDKTLLQMLAVECREGEERGMRALEMVSLMRDRSGRMIEAACKVAERYGRTILGDKIRELGEKMVRGEGDDDMDEDDEF from the exons ATGGCGAGTCGCCGCTACGTTCCGCGGCAAGGCCACACCGAAGGCACTACACACTGCGCGTACACACCCAATGGGTCACAATTAGTGACTGTCGGGTCCAACAACACCATCAGATGCTACAAGACCGGGTCAGATGGCGAGCCCAAGAACATAGACGACTGCGGAGAACAAAATGTGGCGGTAGCCGCAACAGACAGGTTCTTCGTGGTCGGCTCTGAGGACGGCACCGTCAGCCTCTTCTCCCTCGAGACGCACTCATTCGAAACCTATCTTCTCCGGACAGGCCTGCCGATTCGCGACATTGCCTTGTCTTCAGATGGGAAATGGTGTGCTGTGGCCGGAGATGAGCTCACGGTCAAAATCGTCAGCACGACAGACAACACTGTGGTCCGGCACGCCAGGGAGCACGGCAGGCCTACCAAGCATGTTTCTTTCGACCCGAAAGGCAGCACTTTGACTTTGTCTTGTACGGATGGGGCCATATACATATACTCGCTCACTTCAGAGCAACCAGAGCTCATACGCAAAATCGACGGAATCCTGGGCAGTCTGGAGATGGAATCTGAGGCTTCTGGAAGAGTAGTGTGGCATCCGGATGGCAGGGCGTTTGCTGTCCCAACCCCCACGCGGGACATCGAGGTCGTTTCGAAGAATGACTGGGAGAAGCAGCGTGTCTTCGCAAACGGCCACGAGGGAGACATCACGGCGATGGCATGGTCACCCAACGGCTCCATGATTGCAACGGCAGCCAAAGATGGGAAGCTTCTGATCTGGGAGAGCAGGGGCCAGAGCGTGATCGCGAGGCACTCGTATGCAAACATTATGGACATTGTCTGGCATCCCAAGGCCAACATTGTTTCGTTTACTACCTTTGCTGGCGAGGTGTTTATCTGCGCCGACTTTGTGACCGCCGACTTTACGCCTCTGCTGCAGCTACCACTACAGGCTTCTCCTTTCATCCACGATCCGCTTGCCGAGGTTTCTGTAAATGCTCGCCGCCCCGCCATCAACGGATCGAAGGAAATTCCCTCACGACCCAGGCGCGATTCGCTCAACTCCCTGGACTCGTTTGCCGGTGGCATTccggaggacgaggacgacttCGTTGTGGATGACGATGGTGCCGGATACACTCTCAACAGCAATGGCAAGCGCCCATACGATGGCACGGGCGTCGGCGAACATGCAAACAAGCGCCCCAACATGCTGAGGCCGCAATACCACGAAGCGTTTCAGCCCGGATCAACCCCCTGGCGGGGCAACCGCAAATATCTATGTCTGAATCTTACCGGGTTCGTGTGGACTGTTGATCAAGACTCGCACCACACGGTGACTGTCGAGTTCTACGACCACGAGTTACACCGCGATTTCCACTTCACCGACACTTTCCTCTACGACAAAGCCTGCTTAAGCGAACATGGCACACTCTTCTCCTGCCCACCACGCGACGACAAGCCCGCTGTTTTATTCTACCGGCCACATGAGACTTGGACGCAACGCAGTGACTGGCGTACGCAATTGCCGGCTGGCGAGGCGGTTCTGGCCATGTCGTTGAGTGATTCATTTGTAACCGTGACGACTACGGCCGGCTACGTGAGAGTATTTACATTATTTGGGGTACCCTACCGTGTCTATCGACCCAAGAGCTTTCCCATGGTGACCTGCGCCAGCTGGAAAGACTACGTTCTCACGATGGGGAACGGTCCTGTCGGAGCCGATGGCAACACCAGACTGTTGTATACCATTGAGGATGTGAAAAGGGATGAGATTTGCCAGAACGAGGATACGGTAGCTCTGCCAGAAGGCGCGACGGTCAAGAGCGTGTTCTTCTCTGATGACGGA GATCCATGCATATACGACTCTACAGGCACTCTACTGACTCTATTGCACTGGCGACAACCTTCACGTGCGTCATGGGTTCCTCTTCTCGATACGAAGCTCCTTTCGCGTCTGGCGTCAGGCAGGAAGCATGAAAGCTACTACCCGATCGCGGTGGCAGACCACAAGTTCCACTGCATAATCCTGAAGGGCGGCGACCAATATCCCTACTTCCCGAGGCCTCTGCTGTCGGAATTCGAGTTCTCTGTTCCGCTCGCCTCGGCGCCGTCCggcagcaagaagaagaagcagctCAACTCGGACGGGGCCGATGGTAGCGAAgacgaagaagaggaagacgaAGGTGCCGAGACACAGAAACTTGATCAGCAGTTCCTGCTGAGAAGCATACGGGCAGCGCAGGTCCTCGACGTGCTCGAATCAAGTTCTACCAGCAAGAGCGTCAGCCGGGCACAACAGCAGAGTCTGGCCCGGCTGGAACTAGAGATTGACAAGACGTTGTTGCAGATGCTGGCAGTCGAGTGCCGCGAGGGCGAGGAACGGGGCATGCGCGCGTTGGAGATGGTCTCGCTGATGCGTGATCGCAGCGGGAGGATGATCGAGGCTGCTTGCAAAGTAGCAGAAAGATATGGGCGGACGATCCTGGGTGATAAGATTCGGGAGTTGGGGGAGAAGATGGTCAGAGGTGAGGGAGATGATGATatggacgaggatgacgaaTTTTAA